In Hamadaea flava, a genomic segment contains:
- a CDS encoding DUF6186 family protein, whose amino-acid sequence MRLLAISGFILAGLLVLAVEWAARRTRRIPTLGDLAAVVMTHEVGRIPVGRIAVFGFWWWVGWHFLAR is encoded by the coding sequence ATGAGACTGCTCGCCATCTCCGGCTTCATCCTCGCCGGACTACTCGTCCTCGCCGTCGAATGGGCCGCCCGGCGTACGCGCCGCATCCCGACGCTCGGCGACCTGGCCGCCGTCGTGATGACCCACGAGGTCGGGCGGATTCCGGTCGGGCGGATCGCCGTCTTCGGGTTCTGGTGGTGGGTGGGGTGGCACTTCCTCGCCCGCTGA